A region from the Dehalococcoides mccartyi CG5 genome encodes:
- a CDS encoding RrF2 family transcriptional regulator: MKLSARGRHSMEAMFDLAVHYGEGPILIRDVAQRRKISEQYLAQLFIPLRIAGLVRSVRGANGGFVLARDPKEIKLSDIVKATEGSTSPSECVDDPRVCWRGEGCITRNVWLRIKKATDEILDSINLDNLVQQWKESGSPEVPLELSI; encoded by the coding sequence ATGAAGTTGTCAGCCCGCGGCAGGCATTCCATGGAGGCCATGTTTGACCTGGCGGTTCATTACGGTGAAGGCCCTATTTTGATTCGTGACGTCGCTCAGCGGCGAAAGATATCTGAACAGTATCTGGCTCAGCTTTTTATCCCTTTGCGGATAGCAGGGTTGGTCAGGAGTGTTCGTGGGGCAAACGGCGGTTTTGTACTGGCCAGAGATCCTAAAGAGATAAAACTGAGTGATATTGTAAAGGCTACCGAAGGATCTACCTCCCCTTCAGAGTGTGTAGATGACCCTAGGGTTTGCTGGCGTGGTGAGGGTTGTATAACCCGCAATGTCTGGCTCAGAATAAAAAAAGCTACCGATGAAATTTTGGATTCTATAAATTTAGATAATCTGGTACAGCAGTGGAAAGAAAGCGGTTCACCTGAAGTTCCTCTGGAGCTGAGCATTTAA